The Nocardia vinacea genome contains the following window.
GTGATCCGGTAATGGCAGTGACCTGACACCGCTCTGAACCGGCTTCACCGCCACAGCTCAGACCCGGTCTCGGTCCATTCCAGGCTGTGGAGCGACGTAGGTGGCGGCCGCGCGGCGGAACCAGCGTTCCCGTGACCGCAATGCCCGCCGGCTCACCTCGGCGCGCGGCACCAGCCGGTCGAAGCCGTGCCAGCAACCCGGGTAAACCTCGAAGTCCACCGGCACCCCACACGCACGCAAACCATCCACATAAGCGACTGTCTCGTCCAGGAACGGCTCGAGTTCGCCGACGTAGGTGAAAGTGGGTGGCAGGCCCCGCAGATCGATTGCGCGGGCGGGCGCGGCATATATCGGAACACGTTGTGTCCCATACAGATCGCGCAGATACAGCTTCCATGCGGTCACCAAAGTGACGGTATCGAGCATTGGGGCGTCATTGTCACACGAGGAGGCAGTGCACACCCGGTCATCGATCATCGGGTAGATCGGCATCTGGAAGGCTATATTCACCTCACCGCGGTCCCGGGCGAGCAGTGTCAGCGCCGCCGTCAGTCCGCCGCCCGCACTCTCGCCCGCCACGACCAGCTGATCCGGACGAATGCCGAGCCGAAACGCGTTG
Protein-coding sequences here:
- a CDS encoding alpha/beta hydrolase gives rise to the protein MKISDAMIDKQLRRTGVWIRRLMSSHDERRLRRTAKLVDAVAPLARIGVSRTMRVRQVGIERGDGTRLRMLIYSPLEPAPAATGVLWLHGGGYFLGRPEQDVAVYRRMVVKTGCVILAPDYRRSVDQPYPAALDDCYTALIWMRDNAFRLGIRPDQLVVAGESAGGGLTAALTLLARDRGEVNIAFQMPIYPMIDDRVCTASSCDNDAPMLDTVTLVTAWKLYLRDLYGTQRVPIYAAPARAIDLRGLPPTFTYVGELEPFLDETVAYVDGLRACGVPVDFEVYPGCWHGFDRLVPRAEVSRRALRSRERWFRRAAATYVAPQPGMDRDRV